The Salmo salar chromosome ssa02, Ssal_v3.1, whole genome shotgun sequence genome segment CCTAAGGTCGGTACCTTAGAAAGAGCTGGCTGGATAAAGaatatttatatttgacattcaaTTGAATACCTGAAGTTCCTGGGCGGGCGAGTTGGCTGTACGCAGTGATGCGGGCTGGTGTAGATAAAATGCCAAGGCGGAATTCTTGTCCCATTCCGCCCTGATGACTGTCAACCTGAAAATGTATATTTCGGAATGAAAGAggagacaaaatgtggaaaaaggggaaggggtctgaatactttccgagtgcacTGAACATATTAAAGCCACTAAATACAGGCTATTAATTAAGTCACAACAAGCCCGACATGAACATTACAATTACCTGCGCATGAAACTGCTGACAACGAACGCAAACTGTCAGTTAAATCCTAAACATAATGCATTGAAATAAATGGCACGTAATCAAATGAATAAATTACAATCACCAAAGACGCATACATGTTCATTTAGTTCTCTCCGGGTGACGGGTTTAGCCGAACAGAAATCTAGCTTTgtggttgttgttgatgatgatgatgataactaTGGGTAATGTATAGTGTCTATGCCAAATTGTCATACATTTTTCTTCCCTACCACAGATTCCCATAAGGTCTCAGATTCCAGGATGGGAAAAGGCTTACAAGAAAAAAACTGATGGAGATGGAATCAGACAGAGATGTCGATTTATATTGTTACTTGTAGTGTTAAAAAGGGAAGAAAAATATCACATTTTTCTAAATTAGCTATCTAGGCTACTCACCTTACTATAGGCTACAGATTTGAGTCACCACTAAAATAGTTATTTTTGTTATTGAGTAGGCCTACATCTTTGTTTAATCTAATTCAACAAATGATTCATCTAACAATAAAACTCCTTATTATTTTGTAAGAAATGTAAAGGCGGTTTACAATAAATTTGACTAAAGTAGAAGCTCATGTTTTGTCATATTTATTGTCTGCAGTTGTCTTGATGTCATTTGTATGTTTGATATGTTTGTACATACACAGAGCCGCAAACAACATTTCCCCATCGGGATGAAAAAAGTAATTATCTTTTCTTGTGATGAGGAAAGTATTGGCTAAGGGGTTAGAGAAAATGTATTTTCTTATTTGAAATGTATTTGCTCATtttgaaattattattattattatttttattttttttttttgacagaaTAAACAATGTCGTGAATAACTGCTTTAccaactccagtcagcagatggcgatgtgagtCTTTCAGTTGATGCTTTTtacgtgacgtataatctagtggacgggacgggACTCTTCCTAAAAACAAAATGGTAACTaattcagccacctcggtagcttactagctaacattaaactgATGCATTGAAGCTCCTTTGATAATTTGTATATTAATCTGTGTTTTTAACACAACTTGTCTCTTAGTTAACTTAAAACGTAATTTGCTTGTTAAATGTACTACATTGTTAAGATTGATACTGAGCTAATGCTATCTAGCTTACATCCCTGACCATGAGCTCGCTAAAATACTCCCCCTCTGccaaagaagaggtctgctggacagtgaaagaagctctggggctgaacattgccgtgaaagaagaagaagaagaggatgatgttacagtgaaaggagagaaagaagatTTCAGAAttaaaaaggaggaagaggaggatgttacagtgaaagaaccGTTTGgaatgaaagaggaagagggaatAGAGTATGTAacagtggaagaggaggaggtagaagctTCCAGAAttaaaaaggaggaagaggaggatgttgaAGAGAAAGAACCATTTGGAGTGGAAGAGAGGGTAGAGGCTGTCacagtggaagaggaggaggtagaagcCTTCAAAATGGAAGAGGAGTATATCACATTGAAAGAggaggaggctgttacagtgaaagacgAGAAAGAACCGTTTGGAGTGGAAGAGGACGCTCCCTCAATAAAAAAGGAGTACATTTTGGGAGTGAAAGAAAAGGAAGAAATTGGGGAGGAGACTGAAGACctgattaacaccagtgagtATGGTCTTTAAAACGGGCAcaaactcaggcagttgttgaaCCAATGTGTGGTTTTTAAAGGGGCATTCTACTGAAGTTCTACACATGAATGTGTTGTTCAGTACTGTAGGAAATATTAAAGGATTATCTGCGATTGgtacatcaaatcaaaatcaaatcaaatttatttatatagcccttcgtacatcagctgatatctcaaagtgctgtacagaaacccagcctaaaaccccaaacagcaagcaatgcatgtgaaagaagcacggtggctaggaaaaactccctagaaaggccaaaaacctaggaagaaacctagagaggaaccaggctatgaggggtggccagtcctcttatggctgtgccgggtggatattataacaacatggtcaagatgttaaaattttcataaatgaccagcatggtcaaataataataatcatagtagttgtcgagggtgcaacaagcacgtccggtgaacaggtcagggttccatagccgcaggcagaacagttgaaactggagcagcagcacggccaggtggactggggacagcaaggagtcatcatgccaggtagtcctgaggcatggtcctagggctcaggtcctccgagagaaagaaagaaagagagaattagagagagcatatttaaattcacacaggacaccggataagacaagagaaatactccagatgtaacagactgaccctagccccccgacacataaactactgcagcataaatactggaggctgagacaggagggatcagaagacactgtggccccatccgatgatacccccggacagggccaaacaggcaggatataaccccacccactttgccaaagcacagcccccacaccactagagggatatctccaaccaccaacttaccgtcctaatacaaggccgagtatagcccacaaagatctccgccacggcacaacccaagggggggggggcgccaacatgcattttttacttttaaataaTTTATATGATACGATATACTTTGTTGACCATTTTACATGGAAATTAATTTAGGTACACAAACACAATACACTAGAAAACATCCAGTATGGAAAACTGGAAAGTTAGTACACAAGTCACACATCTCTTTGGCCTACTGTCTGACCGTGCATTGGGCCTCTATCTGTCCTActgttcagcagcctgatgggcCTCTCTCTGTCCTACTGTTCAGCGGCCTGATGGGCCTCTCTCTGTCCTACTGTTCAGCGGCCTGATGGGCCTCTCTCTGTCCTActgttcagcagcctgatgggcCTCTATCTGTCCTActgttcagcagcctgatgggcCTCTATCTGTCCTACTGTTCAGTGGCCTGATGGGCCTCTCTCTGTCCTACTGTTCAGCAGCCTGATCGGCATCTGTCCTACTGTTCAGCAGCCAAATGGCTGCCAGATTGAAACTTGTCCTGCTCCTATTCTTGCtgaacagtgggaccttatatctCCTTCAGGAGGTCAGCAGCTCAAAACCTAGAAAAAGGTTCTGTGTGGGGTCCTCTGATGTGCTTGGCCTTTATCCCATGTATCAAAGAGGCCCTGAAGCCCCCGACACAGAGGaagggatgttgtgttgttgaACTTGACATACAGGAAGTCCAGCACCCACAACGTACTGCTGGGATCACCTGTAGGTGGGGGGGTTAGTCACAGACAAGGTGAGGCTGCATGCAGTTAAAAGCAGAGGACAAGTCTAGGATGAGGATGTGCACATACCTAGACATTGATTCGTGGAAATTATAAAAGTTAGGAGAAGAGATGAAAGGAGCAGATTTGACTCATCAAAGTAAGTGCTGTAGTTTAGTTTGAACAAATAAAATAGATCTGCCCACTGGTATCTGTTACCAGGACAACCAGCAGAGTTCTGTTAATTGACATGAAGATATACTGGTATATTTCCACCACAGTAGACAGTTCTGTtagttattctacattgtagaataatagtaaagacatcaaaactatgaaataacacatggaatcatgtagtaacctaaaaactgttaatcaaatgaaaatatctttgagattcttaaaagtagccagcctttgccttgatgacagctttgcattctctcaaccagcttcatgaggtagtcacctggaatgcttttccaacagtcttgaaggagttcccacgtgctgagcacttgttggctgcttttccttcactctgcggtccaaaccatctcaattgggtagaggtcgggtgattgtggaggccaggtcatctagttccgctaagcacaaaccagatgggatggcgtgtcaCTGCAGAATacggtggtagccatgctgtttaagtgtgcttgaattgtaaataaatcacagtgtcaccagcgaagcacccccacaccatcacacctcctccatgcttcacggtgggaaccacacatgcgaaatTCATCTGTTCACCTATTCTACGCCCCACAAAGACACGATGGTTGCaaccaaaaatcttacatttggactcatcagaccaaaggacagatttccaccgttctaatgtccgctactcgtgtttcttggcccaagcaagtctcttcttattggtgtcctttagtagtgctttCTTTGCAGTGATTCATGCATGTCtcatctgaacaattgatgttgagatgtgtctgttacttgaactctgtgaaacatgtACACAcgcggtcccgtgtggctcagttggtagagcatggtgtttgcaacgccagggttgtgggttcgattcccacgggggaccagtacgggaaaaaaatgtgtgaaatgtatgccttcactactgtaagtcgctctggataagagcgtctgctaaatgactaaaatgtaaatgtatttgggctgcaatctgaggctggtaactctaatgaacttatcctctgcagcagaggtaactctgggtcttcctttcctgtggcggtgctcatgagagccagtttcatcatagcgcttgatatttttagcgactgcacttgaagaagttcttgaaattttccgcattgactgaccttcatgtcttaaagtaatgatgaactgtcatttctccttgcttatttgagctattcttgccataatatggacttggtcttttacaaaatagggcgTCTTCTGTATAAcccacctaccttgtcacaacacaactgattgactcaaatgcattaagaaggaaagaaattccacaaatgaacttttaacaatgcacaccagttaattgaaattcattccaggtgactacctcatgaagctgttttagagaatgccaagagtgtgcaaagctgtcaaagcaaagggtggctactttgaatctcaaatattaaatatattttgatttgtttaacacttgttttggttactacatgattccatatgtgttatttcatagttttgatgtcttcactattattctacaatgtagaaaatggtataaataaaagcccttgaatgaTACTGTGTATTTACATATatttgattttatatatatatgatacATACATTTTCACAACATTTTAATATATTTCTATATATTATCTTTCAGTTTGTGTGCGCATGTACAGGCTGTCAAATCAAAGGTGctccttcgatataaagttgtttttgacaaaaaatgaaaagatatcagtttgtcactttcatgaggtaataatgagtaataacatgttcagcttTGAATCCCATGGTAACACTGGCGTGATTTAGTGCTTCCAAACTAGGGCTTATCACAAtatttttttccatggcaaaaattaaAACACGAAGCAGACTAAACTCTtcggtcctttaaaaacctgctctttgtaaaatattgtgtgctatagccatcattagggctgttttcctaaaaaaATTGTTACATCCGTTTGGTGTTTTGCCACGATACTAACAagtattgcgatactggtatcgtcccagcCCTATTCCAAACTGTTTGAAACATTCTGTGTTTGAGCTACAGACTGCTACAGTCCCCCATTGGATTGGTCCGTTTCTTCTGGATCCGCCGATACCAACCATGTGATTAACGATaccgaatcaaatcaaatgttattggtcacatacacatggttagcagatgttattttgattgtagtgaaatgcttgtgcttctagttccgacagtgcagcaatatctaacatgtaatctaacaattccacaataactacctaatacacacaaatgtaagtaaaggaatggaataagaatatatacatataaatatatggatgagcaatgacagagcagcataggcaagatgcaatagatggtataaaatatagtatatacatatgagatgagtaatgccagatatgtaaacattattaaagtcacTAGTGATtgatttattaaagtgaccaatgatttcaagtctgtttgTAGGCagtcaaccacctgagccacggcctgttcaccccgctctcatccagaaggcgaggtcagtacaggtgcatcaaagctgggactgacagactgaaaaacagcttctatctcaaggccatcagactgttaaatagccatcactagtcagctaccacccagttactcaaccttGCACTTTAGAGGCATTAGTCAATAATACTCATGAATGCAACTTTTTAAGTCAAACCATTTTTCATTTTACTTGtgtcctgaaaagaaaatggtaaaatacttaattgtgaggctaaatgtgagggctggacatgcagataaatgAAAGTAGTGAAAAAAAACAGAATCCTGGGACCTTAGTAACTTCACTTCTCTTCGCATGACTAGCACATGAAGCATTTTCAACTGTCAAGTGTACACAAAGGAGGATGTATAATGCTTCCATGAAACTGTCTCTTTCAACCTGCTCataagtatttttttattttatggaAATGTTCTGAAAACTTTTATCATGTAGTggtttcattcaggtctctgtttaacaaaatactctgtctttgacaggagagagaccagactctcactctgacaagagtccttcaggggaaccagacccagagaagagtccttcaggggaacCAGACTTAGGGAAGAGTCCTTCGggggaaccagacccagagaagagtccttcaggggaacCAGACTTAGGTAAGAGTCCTTCGggggaaccagacccagagacgGCCAAACCAGTAGGACGACACTGCTGCTCCCACTGTGGAAGGAGATTTACCAAGTTACACAACCTGAAAGAGcacgagaggacacacacaggagaaaagcctttccaatgttcccagtgtggaaagagttttagccGGTTAGACAGCCTGAAAATGCATGAGAGAATCcactctggagagaagccttaccaatgCTCCTATTGTGTAATGAGTTTTTCACGATCACAGGCCCTCAAaaggcatgagaggacacacacaggagaaaagccttttcaatgctcccagtgtggaaatagTTTTACCCTGTTGGCacacctgaaatcacatgagaggacacacacaggagaaaagcctttccaatgttcccagtgtggaaagagttttacccggtTAAGGACCCTAATTAGGCATCAAGGAATACACAAAGAAGGAAGGAAGACCTTCCattgctctcagtgtggaaagagttttactgagTTATGGGGTGTGAAAATACATGAGAGAATTCACTCTACACACAGAGGAGAAAGGCCTTTCCAATGCTCCCAATGTGGAAAGCGTTTTACCCAGTTAGGGAACCTGAATTTACATAAAATAATTCACTCCGGAGataagccttaccactgctctcagtgtggaaagagcttTATCCGGTCATGCCATCTCAAAGAGcatgagaaaacacacacaggagaaaagcccttccaatgttcccagtgtgggaagagttttgctcggTTATGGAACCTAAAAGAGCAtgagaggatacacacaggagagaagccctaccactgctctcattgtggaAAGACCTTTTCACGATTAAGGGAACTGAAATCCCATTACATTTcacacactcttatccagagacaatAACAATTGGTGAATTCACcttaaggtagctaggtgagacaaccacatatcacaggcatagtaagTACGTTTTCCCTTCATAAAGTAGTTCTCAGCGAAGTCAGCgctagtaggaaaagacaagTTCAGGTCAGATTTATtgaagatactctttgaagaggaaTGGTCATCGTGGTTTTCGGGAAGATGGGCTgggactccgctgtcctgacaTTATGGTTCCGTTATTGgggtaccaggacagagaagaaCTTTGACTGGGATGATTGGGAGCTGGTGAGaggggccaagagaccagagatgGCATAATGGAGTGTTCGGGTTGGTTGGGTtgtaggtagggaggggcagttcccttGTATGCACCAGGGTCTTGAAGTGGATGcgagcattgacaggaagccagtggagtatgtagaggagcggggtgacatgggagatcTTGgggaggttgaacaccaggcgggctgtggcgttctggataagttgcaggggagcccagccaacagagagacaaatgcctggattaggacctgcactgcttcctgtgtgaggtagggttgtaATCTACGGATGTTGCAGAGTATGAGCCTGCAGAagtgagtcactgctttgatgtttgcagagaataaCAGGGTCTTGCCAAGGTTCGTTGCACATGAGAGAATAAAGAAGCAATGTTTTTTTGACTGagaatttgtgtttttgtttatgcCGCATGAAATCAAATTGTGTGAATGAAATCATAGAACAAAATGGCTACTTTTGTTTTACAATGTTCTAATGTGCTTTTTATTTTAATTAATAACAGATTGATTGTAACTGATTGATTGCATGCAAGTATGAACTGCCAGCTGTTCATTAAATTATTTGGATATTGCAAATTGTAAAATACTAAATAGATTAATGGCATTTTCTTGATTCTAACTTTGAAACCtgttaaatgttgttttgtttcattTAAATAATGAAGGTGTATGAAAATGTGAGGACGTTTTGAAAacattgacacgtttttttacaTTAAAAACATTCACAAGGTCATGAATGTTATCAGTATTATTCCACCATATCAGAGAAAATACAGGTGCTGATTTGTAAAAAGATTTTGATtaatgcaaaatatttttgtatatttttgccatgtaggagcagtatggaccaagtctgttcattatatacatctacatgatgtattgttacaccatgtaggagcagtatagacctagtctgttcattatatacatctacatgatgtattattacaccatgtaggagcagtatagacctagtctgttcattatatacatctacatgatgtattgttacaccatgtaggagcagtatagacctagtctgttcattatatacatctacatgatgtattgttacaccatgtaggagcagtatagacctagtctgttcattatatacatctacatgatgtattgttacaccatgtaggagcagtatagacctagtctgttcattatatacatctacatgatgtattgttacaccatgtaggagcagtatagacctagtctgttcattatatacatctacatgatgtattgttacaccatgtaggatcagtaaagacctagtctgttcattatatacatctacatgatgtattgttacaccatgtaggatcagtatagacctagtctgttcattatatacatctacatgatgtattgttacaccatgtaggagcagtatagacctagtctgttcattatatacatctacatgatgtattgttacaccatgtaggatcagtatagacctagtctgttcattatatacagctacatgatgtattgttacaccatgtaggagcagtatagacctagtctgttcattatatacatctacatgatgtattattacaccatgtaggatcagtatagacctagttGCTAATTTTGTATGACTGATTCCCTAAATGCAGATGTGCTTGTTAAAATATTTTTgtcttaaaatatattttcctcaactgcgttacccactccagtcagcaggtggcgatgtgcgtctttcaggcgatgctgccagtgtgacgtagaatctagtggacgggacttTTCGACAACAGCAACAGCTAGTCAGCCACCTCAGTCGCTTGCTAGCCAAAATTGCCAACACATTCAAGCTCTAAGTCACTGTGTTTTAACCCCATTTCTGTCGTATCTACTcgtttaaaacctcttagggatccCTTAACGCTCGGATCCCGTTActgggatcgatttgacaacatgcggtgaaattgcagagcgccaaattcaaactacagaaatataaatatttaacattcatataaatacaagtgtaatacatcaaaataaagcttaacttcttgttaatccaggcgctgtgtcagatttcaaaaaggctttacagcgaaagcacaccatgcgattttctgaggacagcgccccgcatacaaaaacatgaaaaccactttcaaccaggcaggtgcgacacgaaagtcagaaatagccatataataaatgccttacatttgaagatcttcatctttttgcaGTCTCAAATATCTCAGTGAcgcaatgaatggtcgttttgttcgataaattccttctttatatccccaaaatgtccatttatttggcgcgtttgattcagaaatacaccggttccaactcgcccaacatgactacaaagtatctaataagttacctgtaaacttggtccaaacatttcaaacaacgttcctaatccaacctcaggtatcctaaaatgtaaataatctctCAAATTTAATACGGGAAAATCTGTTTCCAATACCGAAGAAAAACAACACGGAGCGCGCTCCTGTTCACACGcaacaaaagactagagaccttCTGAGTGACACGTAGAAAGAATAGCActacttcttaatttctcaaaataaaaacattgaacaatttctaatgactgttgacatctagtggaagccaaaggaactgcaatctgggccctaattaatcaggtttcccatagaaaacacaatgacctaaaaaaaaaaatgtccctgGATGGATTGGActcagggtttcgcctgccaaatcagttctgttatactcacagacattattctaacagttttagaaacttcagagcgtTTTCTTTCCAAatgtactaattatatgcatatcctggcttccgggcctgagtaacagacagtttactttgtgcatgcttttcatccagacgtgaaaatactgccccctatccctaagaagttttaatgtatttaatttcatatttacattgttGTTagtcagctaatgttagctggctggcaaaGTTAgcactaggctagtcgctaatgctaactacaTCCCCGGCCATGATTAGTTCGATACGCTGCTTGCTttctgttaaagaagaggatgcCTGCTGGACGGAGAAGGTGGGTCTGTGTCTGAACATTGTCGtggaagaggagacaggagatcAGATTAACATAAGTGAGTACAGTTGAAAACAAGTGAAGAAACTCTGCAGCAGTTGAAATAAAGTGTGGTTTCAAAGGAGCATGCTACGGAAGTTCTACACCTGAATATGTTCACTACTGTAGGATAACAATGGATCAAATTCATCCAATGacattaattgaaatactgtagtcctcaatatctatTATTACAGTCCACGCTGCCAATGTCTCTCACATTAACTCCATCACTGCCCACATTTCGGGAATCTTTAACAGATGATACCAAATattattcaaaatatatttttttaaaccactTGACAAAATGTTTCATTTGGAAAAACAGAAACATAGAATTCGGAGATCATTTCTAGAAcaaccaaaaaataaagggaggtTGTAAAGACTCATGCTCTCTGATCTCTCCACTTCTGCTCCCCAACAAGCATGGGGCACCTTTATAAAAGTCGTTTTATATTGGATATTCGGTTCTCTCGTCAATAGCTATAGAACCAGGCATGCCATGACTATGAAGGTGGTATATTCTGAATTGGGGAAGTATGGAGAGAAATCTATTTGGAACATTACTGTTTGCTTTTTCAGGATTTCGAAGGATGTAAATGCATTATTTGTAAAGAGAGTCTTAATTCAGTTTTAGTACCATAGCTAAAATAAAGAATCCGTCAAAGGATGGCTGGAAAGACAAAAGCATTAAAGGCGATCATCTTTCAAACCCAAATGAATTATCCATATCTTCAAGGAGCTTTTTCCGCTATTGGGTTCACACTGTGTGAGAAGTTAGTC includes the following:
- the LOC106595217 gene encoding zinc finger protein 883-like; amino-acid sequence: MSSLKYSPSAKEEVCWTVKEALGLNIAVKEEEEEDDVTVKGEKEDFRIKKEEEEDVTVKEPFGMKEEEGIEYVTVEEEEVEASRIKKEEEEDVEEKEPFGVEERVEAVTVEEEEVEAFKMEEEYITLKEEEAVTVKDEKEPFGVEEDAPSIKKEYILGVKEKEEIGEETEDLINTRERPDSHSDKSPSGEPDPEKSPSGEPDLGKSPSGEPDPEKSPSGEPDLGKSPSGEPDPETAKPVGRHCCSHCGRRFTKLHNLKEHERTHTGEKPFQCSQCGKSFSRLDSLKMHERIHSGEKPYQCSYCVMSFSRSQALKRHERTHTGEKPFQCSQCGNSFTLLAHLKSHERTHTGEKPFQCSQCGKSFTRLRTLIRHQGIHKEGRKTFHCSQCGKSFTELWGVKIHERIHSTHRGERPFQCSQCGKRFTQLGNLNLHKIIHSGDKPYHCSQCGKSFIRSCHLKEHEKTHTGEKPFQCSQCGKSFARLWNLKEHERIHTGEKPYHCSHCGKTFSRLRELKSHYISHTLIQRQ